Within bacterium, the genomic segment TTTTCCGCAGACAAACCCTCTTGAATGCGATACGGAGAATCGTTGCGAAAATGCAACGACTGGGGATGAAACTGTTTCCGCAACCAATCGACTATATGTGAACGCCAAAATTCCATTCCGGCAGTGAGAATCTGAATAACGAAATGTTCATCGTAACGGTCGATAATAAGACCTGGCAACGAATCGGCTTCAGAGAACACAAGCCGATATACATTGCCGAATCCCAATTGTTCCCGCATCCGGTACGCCGCATCGAGCCGGGAAAAGAGCCATTCACGTCCGGGCGGATTCGTACTGTAAGTTAGGATACGCGCCGCAATCAGGGTACGAGGATTGGCATGGGCATAGCCGAAGTGTTTCCCATCGTTGCCAATAATCTGAATGATGCCACCGACTGGCAACTCGGATACTGCTGTTTCCAATTCATTCGCAAAAACCCAGCGATGACCGTTCCGTAACCGTCGCCACGCTTCCGGTTTTATTCGAATAATCGGGATTTCACAAAGTTCAGTCATACTGCCTGGGTTCCCGCATGGGTTCCCGCCGCTCGGACGAATTCGCGGAATAGCGGATGTGCATTGGTTAACCGAGATTTTAACTCGGGGTGGAATTGACAGGCGACAAAGAATGGATGGTTCGGCAACTCAATCATTTCTACCAATTTATCGTCCGGTGATAGTCCGGAAAAAATGAGTCCTTTGTCACGTAACTTATCGCGATACTCATTGTTGAATTCATATCGGTGGCGATGCCGCTCAGTTATCGCCTCCCTGCCGTAAATCTCCCGAGCTCTCGTGTTATCCTTCAGGAAACAGGGATAGCTGCCGAGTCGCATGGTGCCGCCTTTTCGCTTCACGTCACGCTGGTCGGGCATCAAGTCAATTACCGGGTAACGAGTTTTTGTATTGAATTCGCGGCTATGGGCTGTCTTCATACCGGCAACATTCCGCGCAAATTCGATTACTGCGACTTGCAAGCCGAGGCATAATCCCAAGTACGGAAGATTTTTCTTACGAGCATACTCGACTGCGAGAATTTTTCCTTCGATGCCGCGCTCACCAAATCCGCCGGGGACAAGAATCGCTGAGCAGCCACTCAGCCGGTCTTCAACGGTTTCGCGGGTCAGCTCGGCTGATTCGATCCACCGCAAAACCGGTCTGATACCTACTTCCCCGCCGGCATGGACAAAGGATTCGATAATCGATTTGTATGCATCGTGTAATCCGACATACTTCCCGCAAATTGCAATGGTTACTTCTTTGCGCAATGCCGCGAGCCGGGATACAGCAAGCTCCCAATCGGATAGATTGGGCTTGTGGTGCGGCAGTTTCAAATGGGATACGACCAATTCACCAAGTCCAGCCGCTTCCAATTGCAATGGTACATTATAAACAATTTCGGCATCGGGTACTGGGATAACGTTCGATGGTTGGACATTACAGAAGAGTCCGATTTTTTTTCGGACACTTTCTTCAATCGTCAAATTCGATACAGTGCGGCAGAGCAACACATCGGGTTGGATACCGATTTCACGTAGTTCCTTTACCGAGTGTTGTGTCGGTTTGGTTTTCAGTTCGCCTGCCGAGCCGATGAAAGGAACCAATGTGAGATGGAGAAAGCAGCAACGGTGTTGTCCCAACTCCATTCCGATTTGTCTGATCGCTTCGAGGAATGGTTGGGATTCGATATCGCCAACCGTTCCGCCAATTTCAACGATGACAATTTCGGTAGGGGGCGTTGCAACGGTAAAGATGCGGGATTGAATTTCATCGGTGATGTGGGGAATCACTTGTACCGTTGCACCTAAGTAGTCGCCTCGCCGTTCCCGGTTTATCACTGTTTGATAGATTTGTCCGGTAGTCGTGTTATTGATTCGACTCATATTCTCATCGAGGTAACGTTCGTAATGCCCCAAATCGAGATCGGTTTCCCCGCCATCCTCCGTCACGAATACTTCACCATGTTGATAGGGTGACATTGTGCCGGGATCGACATTTACATAGGGATCTAATTTGATCATCCCGACTTTAAAACCGCGCGCTTTCAGAAGCCGCGCGAGTGAGGCGGCGCAGATGCCTTTTCCTAACGCCGATACAACACCGCCGGTAATAAAGATGAATTTTGCTTTTGCATTGTGCTGCACGGGATGTTGCCTCCGAAACGGTAATGAGGGAAGGTATCGAACTTGTCATTAAAAAAAAAGTGCGCAGGCGCTAACTTAGCGCCTGCGGTAATGGATATCACATTTCAGAATCGACGACCGCTGTGAAACCAAAGGTTTAACGAACAGTATTTACATTTGACTTGTACTGAAATGTCTTACAATCGGAAAATTAGAGCGGGCATGGATGCCCGTAATAATCTGTTGTTGTTTATAGCACGGGCTTGGATGCCCGTAACCACACTTCGTTACCGGGTTCGATAAATCGAACCCCTACAAAACAGGTCTGGAGACCTGTCTGTACCCGAGCAATCATGGGATGTTGCGGTCGCGGAGAATTTTTTCGACCCGGGCAACATCTTCCGGCGTATCGACCCCGATGGAAATCGCATCGGTCAGTACGACCCGGATTTTCCAACCGGCTTCTAAAAACCGCAGTTGTTCTAAACTCTCCCGCCGCTCGAGTGGGGATGGCGGATGCTGGCAAAACCAATCCAAGGCATCCCGCCGATAACCATACAACCCAAGGTGTAAATACATGGGAGGGATATCTTCGACTCCGTGATTCCGCGGGAAAGGAATCTTTGCGCGGGAGAAGTATAGCGCATTGCGATTGCAATCAATCACGACTTTCACCGCCGCCGGATTCATGAATAATTCCGGATCATCCATCGGGAGCGCCGGAGTCGCGATGGAAATAGTGGCATCCGATTGCATCTCGTAAACGATGGCGTCAATCGTCGCAGGATCCATCGCCGGTTCATCGCCCTGAATGTTTAACATAATTTCCGCATCGAGGTCGCGAACCGCTGCGCCAATCCGGTCAGTGCCACTGGGTAGCGCTGAATCGGTGAGAATCACTTCTCCTTGATGATTTCTCACTACAGTGGCGATTTCCTCACTGTCGGTGGCGACAATGACACGATCCAACCGGGTCGCTAACTTTGCTCGTTCAAGGACACGGACAATCATCGGCTTGCCAGCAATTAACGCCAACGGTTTTCGGGGAAAACGGGTTGCCCCTAAGCGGGATGGAATGACACCGATTGCTTTCATTCTATATCCTCGCTCTCGATGGCGCTTGCTTCCCCTTTTTTCGTGGGAACGATGCGCGGAAAGGCGAAGAAATTCTCGATCCGGTGGGGAGCATTCTGCAAGGCAACTTCCTGCGGTAACGAAGGTTGTACAACATCCTCACGCCAGATATTTTTGGCATCGAAGGCGTGCTGCATCGGCTCCAATCCCGTTACATCGACTTGCTCCAAGCGGTCGACATAGCCGACGATTTGATTCAAGTCGTGATGCAATGCGTCCAGCTCACGATCCGATACATCCAAGTGAGCCAGTAGCGCGAGCTTCGCTACTTCTTCCTTTGAGAAATTTGCCATGCGTTATATCCGGATAAAAACAACGGTACGAGACGCTTTATTCAACGACCATGGCGCATCGGTCAAGTACCAGTGGTACACACCCTGCACGACATATCCGTCGTTGGTAACTTTCTGCGTCATCCGGTCGACTACTTTTTTAATCTGCGACGCTTCGCCAATCGCTTCGGAAGAGAAGACTTTGCCGGTATCGGTGGTGACGACTTGTGCACTGTAATTGTCCGGCCGTTCGATCTCAATCATCACTTTCGATGAAAATGCGCCGGGTTG encodes:
- the gatC gene encoding Asp-tRNA(Asn)/Glu-tRNA(Gln) amidotransferase subunit GatC, with the protein product MANFSKEEVAKLALLAHLDVSDRELDALHHDLNQIVGYVDRLEQVDVTGLEPMQHAFDAKNIWREDVVQPSLPQEVALQNAPHRIENFFAFPRIVPTKKGEASAIESEDIE
- the kdsB gene encoding 3-deoxy-manno-octulosonate cytidylyltransferase yields the protein MKAIGVIPSRLGATRFPRKPLALIAGKPMIVRVLERAKLATRLDRVIVATDSEEIATVVRNHQGEVILTDSALPSGTDRIGAAVRDLDAEIMLNIQGDEPAMDPATIDAIVYEMQSDATISIATPALPMDDPELFMNPAAVKVVIDCNRNALYFSRAKIPFPRNHGVEDIPPMYLHLGLYGYRRDALDWFCQHPPSPLERRESLEQLRFLEAGWKIRVVLTDAISIGVDTPEDVARVEKILRDRNIP
- a CDS encoding CTP synthase yields the protein MQHNAKAKFIFITGGVVSALGKGICAASLARLLKARGFKVGMIKLDPYVNVDPGTMSPYQHGEVFVTEDGGETDLDLGHYERYLDENMSRINNTTTGQIYQTVINRERRGDYLGATVQVIPHITDEIQSRIFTVATPPTEIVIVEIGGTVGDIESQPFLEAIRQIGMELGQHRCCFLHLTLVPFIGSAGELKTKPTQHSVKELREIGIQPDVLLCRTVSNLTIEESVRKKIGLFCNVQPSNVIPVPDAEIVYNVPLQLEAAGLGELVVSHLKLPHHKPNLSDWELAVSRLAALRKEVTIAICGKYVGLHDAYKSIIESFVHAGGEVGIRPVLRWIESAELTRETVEDRLSGCSAILVPGGFGERGIEGKILAVEYARKKNLPYLGLCLGLQVAVIEFARNVAGMKTAHSREFNTKTRYPVIDLMPDQRDVKRKGGTMRLGSYPCFLKDNTRAREIYGREAITERHRHRYEFNNEYRDKLRDKGLIFSGLSPDDKLVEMIELPNHPFFVACQFHPELKSRLTNAHPLFREFVRAAGTHAGTQAV